The nucleotide sequence GAGAGTGATGCACTGAATACCTGTCTGCCCGGCCACATTGCCGGAGTAGTTCCAGCTTTGTGTGCGTTTGCTTTTGTTTCGCTGGACCGTTAGGTGaaccagcctgcttctccaaggagcgaGGCACTCTCCCTCATGGCCGCAGGACCACCGGGGCGCCTGAGACAGTCAACGCTTTTCCATCAGCATTAACTGGATTTTCTctaaagtttctttcagttccaGAGGTTAGGTCGTGAAAGTCTTTTCACATTGCGGGGAAGTGAGGTAAACCGGTGTCTCCTCCGCCAGCCACTGTGGGAAGCAGGGCTTCCacaccctcctcctctcttcaCCGTGCCTcccacagatgaggagactgaggcctggaGGGCTGCGTAGCTTTTGCAAGGCTGCGGTCAGTGTTGGTGTCGTAGGGCAGGCAGGCCACCGCCCTGGGCTGGCCTAGGGTCCTCTGGCCCCTCAGGTGTAGTGCACTCTCCGGGTCGGTGTGGGTGGCTGGCCTCTCCTGTCCCCGGGGCTGGCCGCAGTTTCACGGTCGTCGGCCTGGTGTGAGATGGAGGCCAGTTTCTGCAGGTGCTGCGGGGCTGGTCCCCGCCATGAGCACAGCACCCCTTCTCTGCGCCCTCGTGTCCAGGAGCCGGGTGTGGGCCGAGCCCTGCCTCATCGCGGCCGCCAAGGCGGAGTACGACGGGGTGATAGAGGAGTTTTTGGCAACGGGAGAGAAGCTTTTCGGACCCTACGTTTGGGGCAGGTGTGGTGTCACATGGATCTGATGTCTCTGTGGTTGAACTGAGCGGCTCCCCCatgctgggcagggccagggagggggaggagacaaTCCAGGCCCTGCTGGTGGAGTTGTGGTCCGGGAGGGGCTCGGGGAGGCGGGCTGTGGGTGTGGGGAAGGTGCCTGGGGTTTGCTGTTGGGGGGTTGGCTGATGTGACCTCCCGCTGCAGGAACAGCCCCACACCCCGTTCCCTCTCTGCCATCTTCCGACCCGAGGTCCCCAAGGCCCTACTGGGCCCCAGGGAGCCGGGGTGACAGGGCTGACCACGTCCCCATTGAGCAGGCCGGGCCCACGCCCTGGGCGGAGGCGGGGTGGCCCTGGAGCTGCCCGTGACCTCCCATGACCTCCCGCTCCGGCAGGTATGATGTGCTCTTCATGCCCCCGTCTTTCCCATTTGGGGGCATGGAGAACCCCTGCCTGACCTTCGTCACCCCCTGCCTGCTGGCGGGCGACCGCTCCCTGGCCGACGTCATCATCCATGAGGTGTCCCACAGCTGGTTCGGGAACCTGGTCACCAACGCCAACTGGGGGGAGTTCTGGCTGAATGAGGGCTTCACCATGTACGCCCAGAGGAGGATCTCCACCACCCTCTTTGGTGAGCCCCTCCTCGGACCTGCCTCCCACCCCCGGCCTGCGAGGCTGGCACCGTCTCCTTGTGGGGTTTGGGGGTCCGCATGGGCACGGAGGGAGGTGGTGGGAGTGCagagagctgggggagaggccCGGGGCTGACTCGAGACCGAAGTTCTGCCTGAACGGATCCCCCTGACTGCCTGTCACTGGTCAGGGGagctgtggggagagggcagcccaAAGTGGACAGTTGTCTCCAGGAACAGCGGGGAAGGTGCCTCTGTGGTGCTGAAGCCACTGGGTGCCCTGTTCTCCCTCAACGGCCGACACCCGGCCAAGCCGCCGGGCTGTTCACCTGGACGCTGGCTCATTCTGTGAGTGATCCCGGGAGCGCTGTGAGCCTTCCCCGCCACGGGCACCTGTGTGCCCGCTGCTTGCCGACTCTGTGGCAGCCGTGGGGAGCGGGTCTAGCTGCTTCTGTTAACACGCGGCTCACCGTGACTCTAAGAAGCGCGCCCCAGCTGCGGGGCAGGTGAGGACACAACTCAGGTTGAGCCCAGCTCAGCCTCACCGCCGTCTCGACTGCAAACCCACCGCGTGTCAGGTGCTTTAGCAACGTGGCAGCTGTAGTCTCTGATTTCTCTGCCCCACATGGAAAAGGGCACACAGAACACTGACCTGTAACCTTACCATGCAGAGATAGTCAGTGGATGTCCCTTCAGACGTTCCGTGTTTGTGAATCATCAGACCATACACGGTTTTACAACTGCCTTTTCTCCCGAACTTAATGAAGTTGGACGTTTCCCCAGGTCATTACGTTCTCTTCTGCAGCTGCGAAGCATGGACACTTTGTATTTATTCGCTCTCCAGTTGTTAGGTTGTGTTCAGTTTTCCGATGAAATAGTGTTCAGACAAACATCTTTATGTTCGTCTTAGGCTATTTCAATAAAgagaaattcctagaaacatatgtcAGGACCCGAACACTTCAAAGGCTTTTTGGCACACGTTGTCTCTGCTTCCCAGGAAGTGTGTCGAGATGTCTCGCTCCAGCCAGAGCCCTTGTGAGTGTCTGAGGCAGCCGCCGAGAGTCCTGCAGGCAGATGTTTCTGTCCACTGTGCAGATGAGGGAACCGAGGCTGAGCGGGGTCAGGTCGCTTGCCCAGAGTCAGGGCCTCTTGAGAGCGATGGTGGCTGGTTCACGTCTGTCCCCTCCCCTCGCCGCCCCCTCAGTGACTATTAGAGCTGGAGGGAGGCGGCCCGGGAGAGTCTTGGCTGACGTTTCTCCAGTCTGAGAGGAAGTCGGGGTAAACATTCCGCTTGTGGAAGATCAGTTACCGTCTCTAAAAAGGAGAACACGTTGCTGGGGAAGGCCGCAGTCGGAGGGAGAGGTGTGGTGGGGGAGCCTGGGCCCCACCTGCCCACCCGTGGTCCCCACTTCTCGGGGCCACGCAGGAGGACGTTCCTGGGGTGGCACCAGCCGCTGTCTCCTGTGCAGGGGCCGCGTACACCTGCTTGGAAGCCGCGACGGGGCGGGCTCTGCTTCGGCAGCACATGGACCTAACGGGCGAGGACCACCCACTGAACAAGCTGCGGGTGAAGATAGAGCCaggtgggttggggtggggcccCCGTCAGGTTCAGCTTCTCATGTGCTCTGAGCACACGGATGCTGGCCTTCGAGGGAGGAGCCCCTGCAGTGACTCCGCGGGTCTGGGTCCCCGTCCCTCTTGGGCTGTTTCCGCCCCACTCCCGCCGTCCCGTTATCCTTACTGGGCGGAGGGGTGACTGAGCGCCAGAAGAGCTCAGTGACTTGTCCGAGGTCATGAATTTCTGTTTCCTAACATTTTTTGTTAGTTCCATGTGTGACTGACTTAAATGTTTTTGTGCAGTTGAAGCTCACGTGCCGGGCTCTGCCGACTCTGAGCGGGAACTTCTTTCTCATAGGCGGGTGGTTGGTGGGTGTTGGTCTAGAACGCCTGTAGAACCCCCGCGGCTCCAGGAGGGCGGCTGCGCGTCCGTGAGACCAGCGGGGCTGGAGGAGGCGCAGGGCCAAAGGAGCCCACCGAGCACAGCGCCCTCGGGGATGAGGGAACCCGCCGgggccccggggctgccttctCCGTCTCGAAGGGCCTGGAGCGAAGCCCAGCTGGGTCTGGAGACTTCCCTGGCCTCGCTGTCCCCTCGCTATCCCTGGGAAGCAGAGCTCCCGGCTCTCCCGAGGCTGCTCTTTGCATCTGGATCTCTCCCTGCAGGTGTTGACCCGGACGATACGTACAATGAGACCCCCTATGAGAAAGGCTTCTGCTTCGTCTCCTACCTGGCCCACCTGGTGGGCGACCAGGGCCAGTTTGACAGCTTCCTCAAGGTGCAGTCagctcagaggggaggggagcaggggggaggaggggcctgCGGACCGGGCGCCTGAACACGCCTCCCTCCTCACAGGCCTACGTGGATGAATTTAAATTCCAAAGTATCTTAGCCGATGACTTTCTTGAGTTCTACTTGGAATATTTCCCTGAGCTGAAGAAAAAGGGGGTGGATTCCATCCCAGGTGAGCAGAGGACCTGGCTTGTAGGTTATCGCCAAGGGAGGGTCTGACTCACACTTGGGGAGACCTGGTGCCAAGGGTGGGGGTCTGGGCAGTGGCACTTTGGGGCCAGCGTGGGTCTTGGGCTCTGTTCGACACGAAGAGCTTTGCTCACCTCTTCCACTCCCGTCTCTGGACGCACGTGGTCAGTGTGTCCCTGTGCTTCCTGAGGGAGGCTGGAGCGCGTCCTGTCCTGGGCCGCTCCGTGGTTGGCTTGCCCGTTGGCTCCCCAGCCGCCTGGGGTCGGGCCAGCCTGCTGGCACTGCCCTCTGGTTGTAGGGTGTGGGTCTGCAGCTCGTGACATGTAAGTTGCGAGGCCGTGTGCTAAACTCTTACTGTGCGTTTGATCCTCACAACTGCCAGCCACGCCAGGGCCTCTCAccccgaggcacagagagggccaTAACGTGCGCACGGCCCCCAGCTGGTCgggcagagcaggggcaggaCCCCAGGCCGCGGGGCCTGGAGCCCAGGGGCACTGGCACCGGGTGGTTCCGGGCATCAGAGCTGGGCCGCACCCATGCCGTGGTCCTGATGCACCAAAATGACTGGGGGCCCAGGACACCCTCACAGTGGAAGGGGCAGTGGGGTCCACTGGGACAGTGTGGGCATCGCTGTAAGCAGGGCCCCGCAGAGCGGGTGGCTGTGTAGGAAGCGGTGTAAGTTCTAGAGGGAGCCTTTGGGATgtggagaggcaggcagagggtgAGGTCCTGGGAGCTGCTGGGGTGAGCTGCCCTGGAGCTGCCGGGAACTctggcctctctcccctcctgccaAACAGGGCTTGAGTTTGATCACTGGCTGAACACCCCGGGCTGGCCCCCCTACCTCCCTGACCTCTCTCCCGGGGACTCCCTCATGAGGCCGGCTGACGAGCTGGCCCAGCTGTGGGCGACCGCGGAGCTAGACCAGAGGGCCATCGACGCTGTGTCCATCTCTGCCTGGAAGACCTACCAGCTGGTTTACTTCCTGGATAAGGTTCTCCAGAAGTCCCCTCTCCCCGCCGGTGAGAAAGAGTGGATTGTTTCTTCAGCGGTGAATCGGGCCCCTGGCATGCGCAGCTTTACGTCAGGCGCTGGAGGGAGACAGGCGCCTCCGCaggtggctgtgggtgggagtggggggtgggcagaggtCCTCGGCAAGGAGCGTGTCCgagcagggagggtgtagctcagcggtagagtgcgtgcttagcatgttcgaggtcctgggctcaaccccCAGTTCTTCTGTAAAGAGGGAAGACGCCCTCAGCTTCTGCAGCTGGTCCTTCTAGGTGCCGCGTGTCTGCTACGGCACGTGACCCTTGTGACCACTCTGGGTGCTGTGACCGTGACCCCCGGGCTGGAGGGTGAGCCCAGACACAGACCACGCAGCCAGCAGctgtggggctggggcctggagcctggagccACTTGGCTGAAGCTCTTAAACACTAACGCTCACTTCTGCTCCACCAGAAGTAATACTCACCAAGGAGTGAATTCTAAAAAACGGTTAGAAAAACCAAGGTGATTTTCAGCAGGTTGCTGGTGGGAGGAAAATTGGGGCAGGATATTTTAGAGGGACACACGAGCTTTAATCTGGGAAGGAAGACGGGTGATGGCAGAAGATACGTAGTAACACGAAGGGAAGTTTGGTGGAAGAACCTGAGGAATCACGGCAAGTGTGGGACAAGGTCACCGTTTTAGGCGCAAAGAGGCGAGTCGGGTGGGTGGTCGGAAGCCTCCTTGAAGTTTCTGCTGGTGCCCTCGGAGGGCCTTGGGCGGACACCGGCCTTCTCAGCTTTGCCAGGAAGTCGTTAAtgacctgtttcttttctccaggGAATGTGAAAAGACTTGGAGAGACATATGCAAAGGTCTCAAATTCCCAGAACGCAGAGCTCCGGCTGCGGTGGGGCCAGATTGTCCTTAAGAACGACTACCAGGAGGATTTCTGGAAAGTGAAGGAATTCCTGCAGAGCCAGGTGGGTGCCCCCACCTACGGGTCCCCCTGGGCACATGGCGGGGAGCAGTGGTCCTGTGGGTGGGGCTGCCCTAGGGGAGAGGAGCCGCAGCCTGGGAACTTTCTGCAGATCAGCTGGCGAGGCCCGAGGGGAAAGAGCCGGTCGGTGCTGACCCGAGGCTGGGAGGGCGGGAGAGGGAGGGTCATGGGTGAGCGGTGCTGGTCTCTGGGGAGAGGGTGCTGGTCTCTGGGGAGAGGCCGGGACAAGCTGAATGCAGGGGAGATTACAGGCTCCTGCTCCTGGGGAGGGGCCCGCCCGGCTCTCCGGATGAGCATCCAGAGATTCCAGAGCAGGGTGGGAGCCGGGCCGCGGACAAAGCGGCGTTCAGATTCCCACACTTGCTCGCAGGCACCTGTTCACAGgtctcctccagcctctggggGTTAGGACCTTATGGGGTGGCTGTGCAAACGTGTGGATTTTCCAGTGCTTGGCTGCCGCAGGACCTCATGCGGTCCTGTGTTGGGGGCTGTGGCCTCTCCTGCGTGCTGTTGACTTGCTGGCTGACCACTTACAGCTTTCTGAGAGTTTGGGGTCTCTCCCACGTGCCAAGCCCCCAAACTGGTTTTGTCGAGCATAGACCTTCCCAGGCAGGGGGGGTGCCGAGACGTCCATGCGGGTCTTTGGCCTCCAAGGAGATCCCAGGACGCTGGTCTTCGCGTCTGGGACGCTCCTTGCTCCAGCGCTGGCACCCGTATCCCTTTTGGCACGTGACCACGACGGTCCAGGAGCGCAGTGCTGGGGCACAGACCCTGGGTGGGCTGACGGCTGTGCGCGCCTCTTGCAGGGGAAGCAGAAGTACACCCTCCCGCTGTACCACGCCATGATGCGGGGCAGCGAGGCCGCCCGGGCCCTGGCCAAGGAGACCTTTGCTGCCACTGCCTCCCAGCTCCACAGCAACGTCGTCCACTACGTGCAGCAGATCGTGGCGCCCACGGGCACTTAGAGGCCCCCGCGACGGCCTCTGCCTCGGCCGACTTGGCAGCTCCGCAGCCATAGCTCCCAGTGCCGGGTCTCGCCAGCTTCGTGAGTTCACAGCCCCAGGATAGGCAGCCtgttccctgggcctctgctccgACCTGAGACCAGGGGACCGCATAGGGCAGTTCCCTCGGGCAGGCCCAGCCGCTGGCGCTGGCAGGGGCCGTCTCCCCCCCACCTGGGTCTCAGGAGGAGCAAgaaggattttcttttctttttgctgatTCTCTCAGTACTGTGCAAAGCGCTGCATTCCTTTTTGAGGTTTAATCatgattttaataaatatttttgagtgaaaAGTCTTTAAGTGACTGTGAACTTCGTTCTCCTGGGTTCCCCTCTGCTGGCCAGTGTTCTGAGCAGGTCGGTGGGAAAGACCAGAGGATGGTGGTGTCTCCGTGTTCTAGGGAGCagggggctggaggaggtggggtcCCACCCGCGCACGTGCACATGAGGAGCAGCGCGGGTCAGGCAGGCTTTGCGGGGAGAGCACACAGGAGCTGTGCCTGTGCTCTCGAGACGCTCAGCCTGCAGCCCTgcaccccttccttctcccttcgcTGCAAATAAACTGCCTTGGCTCTCAGCATCCGTGCAGCTTCCCCAGTCCCCACCCAGGTCCTGGGTGACTGTCAGTCGTGTGGGGAGACACGGAGTCTGCTCAGAACTTGGCCTCAAGTTCTGATTTCCTGGTTTCCACATGGGGACCTAAGCGTTCAACACGAGTGTAGGGTGTGGAGTGAGGGGGTGCTGCAAAGTACGTAAATGTATTTCAGTTGCTTTTCCTAAACATGGGGcacctggaaccagtcccccttGTGCTCTGTTTCAAGGTGGTCAGCAAAGGTCTCCCCTCCCCTGCACAGGGTCTGGGAGCGAGGACCCCATGGCAGGTGGTGGGCGTCCCCAGCACAGAGGGCCCTGGGACGCTGACCGCAAACCATCTCTGTGGCTCGTCGGGGCTGCTCCCCGCTACGGGATATAGGCAAGGACTGTTCAGGGCTGTCTGGACAGTTCCCTGCTGCCTACTGGGCATCCTTTCTGATTCTGTATTGGCCAGGCTGTGCAGAGGAGCCCAGCAGCAGTGAAGGGGCCACTGTGGGAGCCCTTCCTCTGCGGGAACCTGGAGTCTAGTTTCACAGCTGGGGGTCCTGAGCGGTGCCGCCTGCCCACTCACCACCGGTGTCACCCGACAGTCCTGTGCCACTGTGGGAGGGGGTCCTGGGAGCCCCGCctccttcccccctcaccccaagGCCCTGACCTCAGGCTCCCCCGACCTGCTGCACTGATCCCTGGaggagaggcagccccaggggagccCTTCTCCGCCCCACCTGCCCCGCGAGGCCCCGCAAAGCCAGGCTGCTGCCAGCCTTTCTCCCGGTCCTCTCCGcgtccctctccccctgcccggCCTCAGCCAGGCACTCTCCGCAGGCCAGGGAGCACGTGAGCTGTCCCAGGGCTGGACCGGTTCTCCCGCATTCCAGGGCgaggggctgggcagagggcgGCGCCGAGGGCCCAGGGGAAGGGGCCCTGGACTGGGTGCCCTCTGCAGAGCACCCAGCAACCTCAGAGACTGCGGAGGGTTAAAGGAAGGGGGCTCTGGGTGGGGTCATCTTTCACTCAGGAGGCTGAGTATGGCCAGGGGCCCAGGACTGCGGCATGAACGAAGAGGGCAGGGAAAGAGAAGGTCAGACCCTGCGTCTTTGATGCGTTAAAAAAAACGAGATCTGGAAGCGATCTGGGGGACTGTTAAATCCAGCCAGCCTTGTCTTCAGGGAGGGAAGCTGAAGAGACCCCAGGATCCGTCTCCACTGCCCTGGGCCACCCACACACAGGGTCTCCTGGTCTCAAGGGCACGTCCTTGCGTTTGGTGCTGAGTTCACAGAGAGGACCCGGCAGGGAGGGTCCCCTTGCCCGTAGGGAGGGCGAGGGCTCTGGAGACACAGGAGGGACTTCCGTCTCAGCCCCACCACTTAACTAGCTCCTTGTGGCCGGGGCGAGTCACTCAGCTCCTCACCTGTGAGATGGGGAAAGCCACACATTCCCGGCAGGTTCTGGTGAGGGTCAGGCGGAGACCTTGCTTCTGACCGCTAGAGGGCAGCAGGCAGGTGCTGGTGGAGATTAGATGAGGCCAGACATGGGGGAAAACACATCTACGTGGGTTGCATCCCAGCCAGTAGCCCTGGCATGGGGGGCTTCCTCGGGGCTGGGAAGGACTTCTGAGCAGAGCCAGGTTGCCCCAGAGGTGGCTGCAGAACCATGATGCTTGGATGGCGTCCGGCAGGCAAAGAATGCTGGGACCTTGCCAGCAAAGTAGATGCCAGCAGTGGGCCCTGTAGCTTGGGACACGGGGGCCCTGGCGACGCTGGCAGGCCGCTCCCACCCAGCAGCCCAGGTGTCCAGAGCCCCGTTTGGCCTGAATCCTGGGGTGGGAAAATCCCCAAACCTCCATGTCTTCTCTCTCTGCGGGGTCCCCTCGTCCTCACACCTGCAGGCCCATGGGGGCCAGTAGCTTCCCTGACCCAGTTCTGACCCAGatccccacctgccctccccgcAGCAGCCCATCCCTGGCCTGGCCCCCCTGAGGAATTTCCTGAGCCAGAGGGTGGCCGAAAGAGCAGATGC is from Vicugna pacos chromosome 23, VicPac4, whole genome shotgun sequence and encodes:
- the RNPEP gene encoding aminopeptidase B isoform X1, which translates into the protein MAGGGTGAGGRVLRSALAEDVASASNFRAFELLHLHLDLRVEFGPPGPGPGSRGLNGSAVLELRCLEPGGAAELRLDSHPCVEVTAAALRRGPRGAGQPEPEPEPVPVSTRPFSHYGQALCVHFPQPCGAGERVRVQLTYHVGEGPGVCWLAPEQTAGKKPFVYTQGQAVLNRAFFPCFDTPAVKFRYSALVEVPDGFTAVMSANTWEERGPNKFFFQMCHPIPSYLVALAVGDLVSADVGPRSRVWAEPCLIAAAKAEYDGVIEEFLATGEKLFGPYVWGRYDVLFMPPSFPFGGMENPCLTFVTPCLLAGDRSLADVIIHEVSHSWFGNLVTNANWGEFWLNEGFTMYAQRRISTTLFGAAYTCLEAATGRALLRQHMDLTGEDHPLNKLRVKIEPGVDPDDTYNETPYEKGFCFVSYLAHLVGDQGQFDSFLKAYVDEFKFQSILADDFLEFYLEYFPELKKKGVDSIPGLEFDHWLNTPGWPPYLPDLSPGDSLMRPADELAQLWATAELDQRAIDAVSISAWKTYQLVYFLDKVLQKSPLPAGNVKRLGETYAKVSNSQNAELRLRWGQIVLKNDYQEDFWKVKEFLQSQGKQKYTLPLYHAMMRGSEAARALAKETFAATASQLHSNVVHYVQQIVAPTGT
- the RNPEP gene encoding aminopeptidase B isoform X2 yields the protein MAGGGTGAGGRVLRSALAEDVASASNFRAFELLHLHLDLRVEFGPPGPGPGSRGLNGSAVLELRCLEPGGAAELRLDSHPCVEVTAAALRRGPRGAGQPEPEPEPVPVSTRPFSHYGQALCVHFPQPCGAGERVRVQLTYHVGEGPGVPDGFTAVMSANTWEERGPNKFFFQMCHPIPSYLVALAVGDLVSADVGPRSRVWAEPCLIAAAKAEYDGVIEEFLATGEKLFGPYVWGRYDVLFMPPSFPFGGMENPCLTFVTPCLLAGDRSLADVIIHEVSHSWFGNLVTNANWGEFWLNEGFTMYAQRRISTTLFGAAYTCLEAATGRALLRQHMDLTGEDHPLNKLRVKIEPGVDPDDTYNETPYEKGFCFVSYLAHLVGDQGQFDSFLKAYVDEFKFQSILADDFLEFYLEYFPELKKKGVDSIPGLEFDHWLNTPGWPPYLPDLSPGDSLMRPADELAQLWATAELDQRAIDAVSISAWKTYQLVYFLDKVLQKSPLPAGNVKRLGETYAKVSNSQNAELRLRWGQIVLKNDYQEDFWKVKEFLQSQGKQKYTLPLYHAMMRGSEAARALAKETFAATASQLHSNVVHYVQQIVAPTGT